Proteins encoded by one window of Agelaius phoeniceus isolate bAgePho1 chromosome 5, bAgePho1.hap1, whole genome shotgun sequence:
- the LOC143694011 gene encoding inositol 1,4,5-trisphosphate receptor-interacting protein-like 1: MEVRAKLQEKEKIRLEREVEQLVLVKQGALAWGDLLCSAWQHWQLWALAGLLLLLLAQWYMWRKGSLRREEQGEGHDGVNEEEVENVDAYEEDVGNEDEGDSDMEEEEDDSDDGRAEDVDNAAANEERDAANEVGNEAANAANVNDVGSQVEEYRDGADNFGRIIMERIQWPVRDLQEGCMWTRRLMEHFAIYFRRVLSNSFYPVLQGAIGVGSAFEGWSPREQDVVYQVLIPMTPPRGHSFHLELGTAGQRRLRNFHIRVQQECTCTSERQGENMLCFLHHPEEELRRHQDPSLLHTLCTGSYLDVGKTARWFYQLVRAIWPALLESHHWHLVLLPPRRSCQFKVTNGRESYRIEMLFGVRQGNSDVFVSSQPRQAHTSSIIWPESYAVAEMKFFRYIARRAPPDSLHLKCLQFFTRLQLGLGFSTYTIKTIVMHLLSILPVSQWRRRHFVRRLMDISESLRACVEMRRLNHFIVGNQRLPEGIHLPPEVLMARSCNLFHHLVMDPVAHSQAMSQYVDLHHWLKRILKNEQ; this comes from the coding sequence tcttgctgggctcctgctccttctcttgGCACAGTGGTATATGTGGAGGAAAGGGAGCCTGaggagagaggagcaaggagaagGACACGATGGTGTAAATGAAGAGGAAGTTGAAAATGTGGATGCATATGAAGAAGACGTTGGAAATGAAGATGAGGGAGACAGTgacatggaggaggaggaagatgacaGTGATGATGGCCGTGCAGAGGATGTCGACAATGCTGCTGCGAATGAAGAGCGTGATGCTGCAAATGAAGTTGGCAATGAGGCTGCCAATGCAGCAAACGTCAATGATGTTGGAAGTCAAGTGGAAGAATACCGTGATGGTGCCGATAACTTTGGAAGAATCATAATGGAGCGCATACAGTGGCCTGTGCGGGACCTGCAGGAAGGATGCATGTGGACAAGAAGGCTGATGGAGCattttgcaatttattttcGACGGGTCTTGTCCAACAGTTTCTATCCGGTACTGCAAGGAGCCATTGGGGTGGGCAGTGCCTTTGAAGGTTGGAGTCCTCGTGAGCAGGATGTTGTGTACCAGGTGCTCATACCCATGACACCTCCCCGAGGGCACAGCTTCCACctagagctgggcactgcagggcagaggcGCTTGAGGAACTTCCACATCCGCGTGCAGCAGGAGTGCACCTGCACGAGCGAGCGGCAGGGTGAGAACATGCTGTGCTTCCTGCACCAccctgaggaggagctgaggaggcATCAGGATCCCAGCCTCCTTCATACCCTGTGCACGGGCTCCTACCTGGACGTGGGCAAAACTGCCCGCTGGTTCTACCAGCTGGTGAGAGCAATCTGGCCGGCTTTGCTTGAGTCACACCATTGGCATTTAGTGCTGCTGCCCCCCAGACGCTCCTGCCAGTTCAAGGTGACCAATGGCAGAGAAAGCTACCGGATCGAGATGCTGTTTGGGGTGCGGCAAGGCAACTCAGACGTCTTTGTAAGCAGCCAGCCTAGGCAAGCCCACACCTCCAGCATAATCTGGCCGGAGAGCTACGCTGTGGCCGAGATGAAGTTCTTCAGGTACATCGCCAGGCGGGCTCCCCCTGACAGCTTGCACCTGAAATGCCTGCAATTCTTCACTCGTCTTCAGCTGGGCTTAGGCTTCTCCACCTATACCATCAAGACCATTGTCATGCACCTCCTGAGCATCTTGCCCGTGTCACAGTGGCGCAGGAGACATTTTGTGAGGCGGCTGATGGATATCAGCGAGAGCCTGCGCGCGTGTGTGGAAATGAGACGCCTCAATCACTTCATTGTGGGCAACCAGAGGCTTCCTGAGGGGATCCACTTGCCCCCAGAGGTCCTAATGGCCAGGTCATGCAATCTCTTCCATCACCTGGTGATGGATCCGGTTGCCCACTCCCAGGCAATGAGCCAGTACGTGGATCTGCACCATTGGTTGAAACGGATCCTTAAAAATGAACAGTGA